The Macaca nemestrina isolate mMacNem1 chromosome 15, mMacNem.hap1, whole genome shotgun sequence genome segment GGGGTCAGGTGTCTGCCCCACAGAACCCACAAGCCACTAAAGCTGAGGGCAGGGAATAGATGTGGGTTTCAGAGCTGCCCCTTCCAGTATCCTTCATAACCATCGCCCTGTCCAAAGGGTACTAATTCATATCTCAAGGTCAATTTGGAGGGAGGTCTCTCCAGGCAAGCCCCAGAGTTCCGTGCATTCTGTACACCTATCAGGTCTTGGGGCAAAAACACAGAAGGCTGTAGCCACCGGTGTGGATGAGACAAGTCCAGGAAAGTACCACTCTGATGACAGAATCAGGATTCAAGGGTTCTGTGCAGGTTAGAGAGTTAGCAAGGTGATATTGAATGAGGACGACGATAAAACCCACCTCTTGGGTTCCAAGAGTCAACTTCACAAGCAAAATGTGGACGACGCCTGGCTTCACGGCGGCAGTGACTCGTGAGAAAGACCTGAAGATTTTCTTTGACCAGCCGGCTTCGAGCTTCAGTTGCACAAAAAGCACAGCACTTTTGGCTCGGCTGGGGCGGTGATGGGCCTTTCGGGCTCGGTGCAGCCCATACCTAAGACAGACAGGAAACACAAGCCTCTCCAGAGAACTAGAGGTGCAACAGGGCCACCAGGCtaggtggcagaggttgcgggGTAAGGGGGAGGTAGGACGCCTGGGGAGAGGTCAGCGGAGTTATCAAACTAAGGGTCCCGGGCACACCCAGATAATGATGGTACCAGGAGGCAGAGCGAGCAAACGGGGATGATCTGGGGTCTATTCCAAAGAGGTGCTGGGGGAGGTGGTGCTGGTGTGCCCCCAAACACGGCCATCTCGGCTCCAGAGCCCTGGAGAGCAGTTCCCGGGTTCACATGGACTCTGAAGACACCCGTATCCTGCGGGTGGGCGGCTCCTGGAGAGCCCACGCCTAGGCTGGCCTCAGGGGTCCGCTTCTTTGCTTCGGCCCTGGGCCCGCAGGCGACAGAGTGGCTGGTGTGCTCTGGGGCCTCCCAGGGCGCGGCGGCCTGCGCCCCTTCCACACGGGGCTGCTCCCTTCGGAACCTCCTGTTCGCAGGCGGCCCCTCGGCTGTCCGCTCGGAGCTGGGGCGGGGGGCTGGCGGCTGCGAAGGGGGCTGGCGGCGGCGAGCGGCGCGGCCCCAAGTTTATGCTAATCCGCAAAGAGcccgcctcccgcctcccctCCGCGGCCCCAGCCGCGAGCAGCGCCGGCCACTCCGCGGGACGCAGCCACTGCGAAGCGCCAGGCGGCCGGGCCAGCGAGCTCGGGGGTCGAAGGGGACCACGGGACCCTCGGGGCGGGACCCGGGCCGACCAGCGGCGAGGGCGGCGCGGCGCTGCGGGCGGACACCCGGCGGGGGGCACCGCGCGGGGCCGGGCAGAGGCGCGGGGACCGCGATGGGCCGCCGCCGCCTGCCCGTCTGGCTGTGCGCCGTCGCGGCGCTGCTCTCGGGGGCGCAGGCCAAGGGCACCCCGCTCCTGGCGCGGCCCGCGCCACCCGGTGCCTCCCGCTACAGTCTCTACACGACGGGATGGCGCCCGCGGCTGCGCCCGGGGCCGCACAAGTAAGCgcgggcgggcggcgggcgggaAGAGGGAGGAATGGGCCCGCGCACGCCGCCGCTCCCACCTGCCCGCACCCGCGGGGGGCGTCGAGGCCACCGGCCCCCCGAGGCCGCTGCATGGAGGCGGCGGCGCCCGGGGCAGAGCCCCTGCTCAGGCGGGCGCCCCACGCTCCGGGAGGTTGCGGGGCTGGCGCGGAAAAAGGAACCGAGGGGGCCTGGCGCGGCGGCTTGGGATCCTGGCAGTGCCCGCGGAAACCTTTCCAGCGAAGTAACATTTTCCAGCTGCGCTGTGTGCAGACTCCGGGCGAGCGGACCAGGTGGAGCGAGAGGAGGAAGGGCGGTCCGCGCTCTAAGCACGCGGGGCTCCCCCGCCCCGGGCCTCCCCTTTCTCCCCTGCCCCGCCAGGTAGGAGATGGAGCTGCGCATCGGGGCGGCCGCTCCCCCCTCGCAGTCAGCCTGGCCCCAGCAACCGCATGGGAGCCCCAGCGTGGCCTGGCTGCAGAGCCAGTGCGGGCTCCTGGCTCCGGGCCCGTGCTGTGGCATAGCCGTCCACAGTGGTCGGCTTATGCCAGGCAGCCACCTCCTCAGCCCTTGTGGCTCATCAAAGAGCCTGCTGCCCCCGCCTCAGCTTCTGGTGTTTCGTGGGCAGTGGCTTGCAAACTGGCCTCAGTTAAGTGGGATGGAGGCTCTGCCTGGGGTGCTGGCTGAACTTGAATTCTAGCTGAATTTGAGCGCTGTTGTAGGAGGAAGAGTACAGACATTCAGTGGGCCTGGGTACATCAGAGCGAACCTCCTAGAGGAGGAGGTACAATAACTGCTCTGAGAGTGAGGGAACAGGACCAAAGGCAAGGGCTGCAAAACTACAAGGAGAGGTGGATTTCTCTGGAAGCCAGGCAGGGGAGGAAGGACGAGACATGGTGCTCTCAAAGGAGTCACCGAGTGGGGACTCAGGAGCCTTGAATGCCAAGATAAGGAGTTTGGAATCAGCGAAGGATGGGGGTGTGGCAGGGCACTTGAGGGAGAATCCGGGCTGGCTTCCTCCCCATGCAGGGAGGGGCAGCCACATCAGACTCCTGGTTCCAAATAGTGCTTAGCCCAGGGGCCACCCATCAGGGAGGCTGGAATCAGAGAACAGCAGTGGGGCTGGACCCCAGACCAAGGGCGTTGGCTTCCAGGGACACAGAGAACTGACAGAAGAGACATGGGGTCTGGAGCCCTGCTGAGGCCCACAGACGGAGGTGGGAGGTTAGGAGCCTCCGTGGGCCTCGCTCAGCCAGATATTCCAGGGGTACCATTTTCTCCTGTAGGGCCCTCTGTGCCTATGTGGTGCACAGGAATGTGACCTGCATCCTACAGGAGGGAGCGGAGAGCTACGTAAAGGCTGAATACCGGCAGTGTGGATGGGGGCCCAAGTGCCCGGGGACAGTCACGTAAGTGCACTCCTCACCTACACCCTTGGAATCCCCTGGCACAAGCGCCAGTCCTGCCTTCAGCCGAGAGCAGCTACTAATTCCAGAAGGGCTTCTTGGACTCCAGAGAGCCCACCTGAGCCCCTATACAGGCCAGAGTAGAAGGCGGCCCCAGAAAAGAGGGTGCCAGGGAGGATCCCAGGGATTTGGGCTTGCAGCAGAGTATCACCTGCACAGACAGTGGCAGGCttgggctggagcccaggaaccACAGAGGGACAAGGGGAGGGTTCTGGGGGCAGAGGCAGCACAAGGCTAGGAGGAAGTGACAGAAGCAGAaggtgaggggagaggagggagcacCCACCCTTAGGCAATGGGTGATGCCACAGGGGGGCCTAGCAGGCCCAGGGAGGACCGTGGTGACCACAAGGAGGCAGGCCatggggcagggagaggaagcCGGAGCAGCAGGGCTGCACGTGAGGACCTGTGGGACTGCATGCACGTGGGATGCACAGGTCTGTACTTGGAGAGGTTCACATGTGTGTGTGGAAACAAACCTGTTATCCGGTGTGTCAGTGGGTAAACAGGTATGTGGCTGAACAGGTGAGGGCATGGACCCTCGTGAGCCTGCCTGCACCCCAGACCTTCCCTTCCCTGCTCACAATCAGAGGTGCCCATCCACCAGCCTCTCTGACCAGAGCCAAGGTCCCGGAGCAAGCTACAGAGGAGTGGAAAGAACTAAGGGGAGCAGGTGGGAGCCAAGAGTGgccccagggcagtgaggggacTGCCAGCACCTGTTCCAGGGCAGTGCCCCTCCCTGCCCACAGGGAGGGCTGGGGCTGTGTCTGAGTTCTCCCAGGtgccactgcagcctgagtgGAATTTCTCATGGCAGCATGAGCTAGAAGGGGTCCAAGTGGTCTTGGGAAGTGATGGGGCGAAATTCCTGCTTCTCTCCAAGCTACCAGGATGGGTGGGACTTCTACCTGCATCCTTCCCTAACATGACTGTGAGCTCCAGGAAGTCCTGCCCTTACCCCACCCCTGTCACCTTAAGCACAGAAAAAGTAAAACCCTCGGGGTggcatgggggtggggagacACACAGCCTTATGCAAGTGTCTGAGGGTGGCCCTGAGTGCCAGCTAGGGGGAGGAGCACAGCCCTCAGGTGCAGGATCctgctgtcttgctctccctggcCCAGGTACCGCACAGTACTCAGACCCAAATACAAAGTTGGCTACAAGACAGTGACAGAACTCGCCTGGCGTTGCTGTCCTGGCTTCACTGGGGAACGCTGCCCTGAGCACCTCACGGACCATGGGGCTGCCCCACCCCAGCTGGAGCCTGAGCCTCAGATTCCTTCGGGGCAGCTGGGCCCAGGTCCCAGGCCCCCTTCCTACAGCAGAGCAGTCCCCAGTCCTCACGGTGAGTCTGCCCAAGGAGACCCTCCAAGGTGACTGGGTTTCTTGGGCTcagtggcaggggcagggaggggactGATCCCAGGCTAGCTGAGCTCCGGCATGGATGGGGAGGAGGAACCTCCAAGCCCCACCTTCACCCCACCATAAAGCTGAGGGAGTTATGCTGAGTGAGAAGGTAGGCTTAGAACAGAAAGTCTCTTGGGTGGCCTGGCAGTGTGACAAGCTGAGAGCGTGAGGCCAGTGATGCCCCCTGGGgctctcttctcctctttcccaGGAAGGAAAGGCCCAGGGCTGTTTGGTGAGCGGCTGGAACGCCTGGAGGGTGATATCCAGCGCCTGGCCCAAACATATGGTACCCTCAGTGGCCTGGTGGCCAGCCACGAGGACCCCAATAGGATGACTGGTGGCCCCCGGGCTCCTGCTGCCCCTGTGGGCTTTGGGGTCATCCCTGAGGGGCTTGtggacccaggagacagagccagaGGGCCGCTAACACCTCCCTTGGACGAGATCCTAAGCAAGGTGACAGAGGTGAGCAACACTCTTCGGACCAAGGTGCAGCTTCTAGACAAAGTGCATGGGCTGGCACTCGGCCATGAGGCCCACCTGCAGCGGCTGCGGGAAGCCCCACCATCCCCCCTCACCTCCCTGGCCCTGCTGGAGGAGTATGTGGACCGACGGCTGCACCGACTCTGGGGGAGCCTGCTGGATGGCTTCGAGCAGAAGCTGCAAGGCGTCCAGAGTGAGTGCGACCTGCGAGTGCAGGAGGTGCGGCGGCAATGTGAGGAGGGTCAGGCCGCCAGCCGGAGGCTGCACCAGAGCCTCGATGGCCGGGAGCTAGCCCTGCGCCAGGAGCTGTCACAGCTGGGCAGCCAGCTGCAGGGCCTGAATGTGGCTGGCAGGGGCAGCTGCTGTGGCCAACTAGCCTTGATCAATGCCCGTATGGATGGCCTTGAGAggaccctgcaggcagtcacCGAGACCCAAAGGGGCCCCGGTGCCCCAGCCAGGGATGAGCTTACGAGGCTGTCTGCTGCCATGCTCGAGGGAGGTGTGGACGGGCTGCTTGAGGGTCTGGAGATGCTCAATGGGACAGAGGGTGGAGCAAGGGGATGCTGTCTGAGGTTGGAGAtgggggggtggggagcaggtggCTCTGGGACTATGCTGGAAGAGCGCGTGCAGAGCCTCGAGGAGCGCCTAGTGACATTGGCTGGGGAGCTAAGCCGTGACAGCGCCCCTCCAGGCAGGTCAGCTCGACCCCTCGTGCAGACAGAGCTGGCCGTGCTGGAGCAACGGTTGGTTTCACTGGAGACTTCGTGCACCCCAAGCACCACCTCAGCCATCCTGGACAACCTCGTGGCAGAGGTGAAGGCCTGGCAGAGCCGGAGCGAGGCCCTCCTACGCCAGGTGGCCAGCCACGCAGCACTGCTCCAGCAGCTCAATGGTACTGTGGCCGAGGTCCAGGGACAGCTGGCAGAAGGGACGGGCAGCTCACTCCAAGGCGAGATCACTCTGCTCAAGGTCAATCTGAACTCAGTGAGCAAGTCGCTCACAGGCCTCAGTGACTCTGTCAGCCAGTACTCTGATGCCTTCTTGGCTGCCAACACGTCCCTGGATGAGCGGGAACGCAAGGTGGAAGCCGAAGTCCACGCCATCCAGGAGCAGGTCAGCAGCCAAGGCTCCAGGCTTCAGGCTGGCCACAGGCAGGTCCTGAACCTGCGGGGGGAGCTGGAGCAACTCAAGGCTGGTGTGGCCAAGGTGGCCAGTGGGCTGAGCCGCTGCCAGGACACAGCCCAGAAACTTCAGCACACAGTGGGACACTTTGACCAGCGGGTGGCACAAGTGGAGGGTGCgtgcaggaggctgggcctgctgGCTGCGGGCCTGGACAGCTTGTCCACTGAGccactgaggtccagagagggcCTGTGGAGCCATGTGGACCAACTGAATCGTACGCTGGCCCAGCACACACAGGACATTGCCCGCCTCCGCGACGACCTACTGGACTGCCAGGCCCAGCTGGCTGAGCAGGCACGGCCAGGGAAAGCCAACTAGACAGGCTGGCCAGGATCCAACCCCTAGATCCCACCAACTCGGGGAATATCACCCCAGAGCCCAGCCTTATCCAGCAGCGCCTTCCAGCCTTCCCTGGCTAGCCCAGATGGCACTAAAGAGGCCACCGAGGGAATGGTCTTGGTCTAGCTCCATATGGCTATCCCAGCCACCAAAACCCATGCACAGTGCCGCACAAACTGGACAGTTCCGGACAGCGGTCAAGGCAAGGATGTCGTGCTTGAAGGCCAGGGTGGACTTGAGAGATTCCACTGTCTGCAAATCCATATCTGGGCAGCCAGATGCAGGGCCTGAGCGTGGCTGGCAGGGGCAGCTGCTGTGGCCAACTGGCCTTGATCAATGCTCATATGTAAGGCGTTGAGAggaccctgcaggcagtcagcaCCAGTGTCAGCAACTGTGCAAAGACCTACAGACCCACAGCCAGTGGCCTGTCCACATTGCCCTGTGCCCACAAGCAATAGTCCACAGCCTTTGGTGGCTTCTGTTCCTTGTCCCCTCAGCTTCTCCCTGCAGCCATCAGGACTAGGTTTGTACAGGAAGGTGATGCCCACTGGAACTGTCCTCACACCTGGCAGCTTCATGGATGCTGTATCTGAACTAAGGACCAGAGGCTGCCAGATGTTTCTGGCTCCTCACATGTCCTTCAGGACAGAAGAGAAGCACAAAGACTCAGACAAGAGTTCTCTTTATTCCCTTTGATCCTCCCCCAAGGTGAGGGCTTAGGCAGCTGTAGAACCCCAGGAAAGAACGAAATGCAGGCAATCTGTTTAGAGACCCCCCACCCCAAATttatccttttcctttccttcccctaaAATGTTTCCAGGGCTCTCTGGTGCCCGCACTGTCCTCTTCTTTCCACTCGGGGGTGGGGAAATCCTTCCTGCGAGGTCAGGGCATTTCTCTAGAAAGTGGCCTGAATGAGGCCAGGCCCTGAGAAGGAGCCCCCAGCTGAAGGAAAGGAGCTCCAGGCCTTGCTTTTAACACCCCTGCAAAACCGCCACCCTCCCAGGATGTTCACAAAAAGTGAGAAATTCAGGTACGAAACCATCAATGGACAACTTGAAAACGCATGTTCCTCAGGCCTATGCAGTTCCCAGAGACTCTGACACCCATCTCTGCTGAggctcccagcctcagtttcccccacaGCAGCACGGGCCCCGCTGTGCTGCTCTTCAGGTCCCCACAGCCCTGCCTTTTGTTCCTGGACATTTGGTATTCTGCCCTCCACTCCGGTACTATCGGAGTAGGGCAGCTCTGGATTAAAGCTTTTAGCCAGTCTAAAGCTACTTTCTTCACCAAAGACAGTGGGAGGAGGGGTTGCTGGGGCATCATCCCTGCTTCCTACAGCTCCTTAGGCAAGAGCTTACCGAGCAGCTGTGAGCACCAAGCTGGCCAGCAGAGACTGGGGGAGGACTGTCAAGCCAACGCCCACCTGCCCCTGCTGAGTTTGGGACTGTCTTTAAGGGAGGTCTGGAGAGAGGCAGTGGCAGCAGCCGGATGGGGAGCAGGCCAAGCCGGAGCCACACTCTTTCAGCCTGCAGGTGTGGGTGTGTATCGTGTGCTGAGATGCCAGGGCACCAGCAAGGGGGATGTGTTGGCAGTGATGTCTGGCTTCAGAGGGTACAGTCCTGGCTCCCAGATAAGGTACGGGGAGAACACTACGTCCTTCCAGAGGCTGCACCACACTCCCACTGCTGCCACCAACCCTTCACTGATGCCTCGAGCCTCAGAGGggcctccctcttctccctgtcCTATCAAGAGTTACAGCAAGGTCCCAGATTGACAGGGAGAGAGATATCAAGGGCATAGAGAACCCTGcaaggaggccaggcgtggtagctcatgcctgtaatcccagcactttgggaggccgaggtgggcagatcacttgaggtcaggagttcgagaccagcctggccaacatggtaaaaacccatctctgctaaaatcacaaaaattagccaggcgtggtggtacatgcctgtattcccagctacttgggaggctgaggcaggtgaatggcttgaacctgggaggcggaagttgcagtgagccaagatcatgccactgcactccagcctgggcaacagagcaagaccctgtctcagaaaaaaaaaaaaaaacagaaccctGCAAGGGCCCAGATGACAAACTGCCCCAGGCCAGTGCCACACTGACGCCTGGAGCATCTGCAGCTTAGCTGGCAAAAACAGGACGGGGAAGATGGGGGAGTCTCTCTAGCTCCAACCAACCTGCAGCCCCCTTCTTCCCCTTCAGTGGGTTTGCCCCGTGGCACTCCAGCTCCCACCCTCCTATACCCCGGTACACCTAGTCAGTTCTGGGCTGGGCCAGGGAGGAGAAGCCAGGGCAGGTTCAGTCCAGGGTATCAAGGTCCACAGTGGGCAGTGGCTCCCGCCAGTAGCAGAAGTTACTGTATTCAGGGTTGGCCAGGTCTGTGCTGGGGCCACGGGCCACAGGTGGGAAGAGGAGCTCGACCACCTCACCAAGCCGCTCATAC includes the following:
- the LOC105496361 gene encoding EMILIN-3, with amino-acid sequence MGRRRLPVWLCAVAALLSGAQAKGTPLLARPAPPGASRYSLYTTGWRPRLRPGPHKALCAYVVHRNVTCILQEGAESYVKAEYRQCGWGPKCPGTVTYRTVLRPKYKVGYKTVTELAWRCCPGFTGERCPEHLTDHGAAPPQLEPEPQIPSGQLGPGPRPPSYSRAVPSPHGRKGPGLFGERLERLEGDIQRLAQTYGTLSGLVASHEDPNRMTGGPRAPAAPVGFGVIPEGLVDPGDRARGPLTPPLDEILSKVTEVSNTLRTKVQLLDKVHGLALGHEAHLQRLREAPPSPLTSLALLEEYVDRRLHRLWGSLLDGFEQKLQGVQSECDLRVQEVRRQCEEGQAASRRLHQSLDGRELALRQELSQLGSQLQGLNVAGRGSCCGQLALINARMDGLERTLQAVTETQRGPGAPARDELTRLSAAMLEGGVDGLLEGLEMLNGTEGGARGCCLRLEMGGWGAGGSGTMLEERVQSLEERLVTLAGELSRDSAPPGRSARPLVQTELAVLEQRLVSLETSCTPSTTSAILDNLVAEVKAWQSRSEALLRQVASHAALLQQLNGTVAEVQGQLAEGTGSSLQGEITLLKVNLNSVSKSLTGLSDSVSQYSDAFLAANTSLDERERKVEAEVHAIQEQVSSQGSRLQAGHRQVLNLRGELEQLKAGVAKVASGLSRCQDTAQKLQHTVGHFDQRVAQVEGACRRLGLLAAGLDSLSTEPLRSREGLWSHVDQLNRTLAQHTQDIARLRDDLLDCQAQLAEQARPGKAN